A region from the Beduinella massiliensis genome encodes:
- a CDS encoding prolyl oligopeptidase family serine peptidase: MQKLKLEDFLHYQYASELSFAPGGAHAAFVVTRADEQENSYRGALYVLETKSGESRPLTARDGSGYFWDGEDALVFPALREQADRKRAERGEALTVFYRIALSGGEAQEWLRLPYRVKKVKKLADGRLVMACEWKIGGPDFASMTDAQREAALKALEEERDYEVLDEIPFWGNGQGFINKKRTRLLLCEPDGGRTTFLTAPEMDVDGFETEGARVLYVGAAPQGKRGVTSGVYLIDVDGGQEECLLADGRLEVERAAFWQGEAVCLATDMARHGLNENPALYALRGGEAVRLFSRDEAPGSNVAADARYGSGYGVRFEGGDLYYTNAHHTDTQLLRVKKDGSAEVLVDGAGSIDCFDVCDGRILLVGMRGLSLQEVYALTAEGLKQLTNLNGDFLKTRTLSIPEPLTVESDGVAIEGFVLKPVDFDPQKRYPGILDIHGGPKVAFGSVFFHEMQVWANDGYFVFFCNPRGGDGRGDAFADIRGKYGTIDYDDLMRFTDAALARYPQLDPARLGVTGGSYGGFMTNWIIGHTDRFAAAASQRSIANWISKTNMTDIGYYFNTDQQLSTPWENHEKMWWHSPVKYADRCVTPTLFIHSDEDYRCCLAEGLQMFTALKYHGCEARLCMFRGENHELSRSGKPKHRVRRLREIGGWFDEHLKK; encoded by the coding sequence ATGCAGAAGCTGAAACTGGAGGACTTTTTGCACTACCAATACGCGTCCGAGCTCTCCTTCGCGCCGGGCGGCGCACACGCGGCGTTCGTGGTGACGCGCGCGGACGAGCAGGAGAACAGCTACAGGGGCGCGCTGTACGTGCTCGAAACGAAGAGCGGGGAGAGCCGCCCCCTGACCGCGCGGGACGGCAGCGGCTACTTCTGGGACGGCGAGGACGCGCTGGTCTTCCCGGCGCTGCGCGAGCAGGCGGACAGGAAGCGCGCGGAACGGGGCGAGGCGCTGACGGTGTTTTACCGCATCGCCCTTTCGGGCGGCGAGGCGCAGGAGTGGCTGCGCCTGCCGTATCGGGTGAAGAAGGTCAAAAAGCTCGCGGACGGCCGTCTGGTGATGGCCTGCGAATGGAAAATCGGCGGGCCGGACTTCGCCAGCATGACGGACGCGCAGCGCGAGGCTGCCCTCAAGGCGCTGGAGGAGGAACGCGATTACGAGGTGCTGGACGAGATCCCCTTCTGGGGCAACGGCCAGGGCTTCATCAACAAGAAGCGCACGCGCCTGCTGCTGTGCGAGCCGGACGGCGGCCGGACGACGTTCCTCACCGCGCCGGAGATGGACGTGGACGGCTTTGAGACGGAGGGCGCGCGCGTCCTCTACGTGGGCGCGGCCCCGCAGGGCAAGCGCGGGGTCACGAGCGGCGTGTACCTGATCGACGTGGACGGCGGGCAGGAGGAATGCCTGCTCGCGGACGGGCGGCTCGAGGTCGAGCGCGCCGCCTTCTGGCAGGGCGAGGCCGTATGCCTGGCGACGGACATGGCGCGCCACGGGCTCAACGAGAATCCGGCGCTGTACGCGCTGCGCGGCGGCGAGGCGGTCAGGCTGTTTAGCCGGGACGAGGCGCCGGGCAGCAACGTCGCGGCCGACGCGCGCTATGGAAGCGGCTACGGCGTGCGCTTCGAGGGCGGGGACCTCTACTACACGAACGCGCACCACACGGACACGCAGCTTCTGCGCGTGAAGAAGGACGGCTCCGCCGAGGTGCTCGTGGACGGCGCGGGCTCGATCGACTGCTTTGACGTGTGCGATGGGCGCATCCTGCTGGTGGGCATGCGGGGGCTTTCATTGCAGGAGGTCTACGCCCTGACGGCGGAGGGCCTTAAGCAGCTGACGAACCTGAACGGGGACTTCCTTAAGACGCGCACGCTCTCCATCCCCGAGCCGCTGACCGTGGAGTCGGACGGCGTCGCCATCGAGGGCTTCGTCCTGAAGCCCGTGGACTTCGACCCGCAGAAGCGCTATCCAGGCATTCTGGACATCCACGGCGGCCCGAAGGTCGCCTTCGGCAGCGTGTTCTTCCACGAGATGCAGGTATGGGCGAACGACGGCTACTTCGTCTTCTTCTGCAACCCGCGCGGCGGAGACGGCCGCGGCGACGCGTTCGCGGACATTCGCGGCAAGTACGGCACGATCGACTACGACGACCTGATGCGCTTCACGGACGCGGCGCTCGCGCGCTATCCGCAGCTCGACCCGGCGCGCCTGGGCGTGACCGGCGGCAGCTACGGCGGCTTTATGACCAACTGGATCATCGGGCACACGGACCGCTTTGCCGCCGCGGCGTCGCAGCGCTCCATCGCCAACTGGATTTCCAAGACGAACATGACGGACATCGGCTACTACTTCAACACCGACCAGCAGCTCAGCACGCCCTGGGAGAACCACGAGAAGATGTGGTGGCATTCGCCCGTCAAGTACGCCGACCGGTGCGTGACGCCTACGCTCTTCATCCACTCGGACGAGGACTACCGCTGCTGCCTGGCCGAGGGGCTTCAAATGTTCACCGCCCTCAAGTACCATGGGTGCGAGGCGAGGCTTTGCATGTTCCGCGGCGAAAACCACGAGCTGTCGCGCAGCGGCAAGCCGAAGCACCGCGTGCGCAGGCTCAGGGAGATCGGCGGTTGGTTTGACGAGCACCTGAAAAAGTGA